The genomic region TTAATTCTTGTTTTGGCATTTCATTACAAGCAAGGTTATATCGTCACTTTGCGGTCCCTGTTTTAATGTATCAGCAATAATTATATCAATAATCTGTTGTGTATCAAATGATTGGTTGCTCACAAGTAGTGTTTTTAAGCGTTCTATATCAGCGGTGCTTCTATTAATTTCACTGACACCATCCGTATAAAGACAGAGTAAATCATTCTGTTCTAATTTTATTACTTTTTCAGTGTAGATTTGAGGCAGGATACCAATCGCTGGTTCTGTTGCTTCTAGTAGTGATACATCCTGCTGATGTCCTACAAGTATTGCTGGTGTATGACCCGCATTAACATATTTCAGTAGCTGATTTTTTGTATCTAAGAGAGCATAAAATAATGTTATAAACATAAACGGGTCTAAATCCTGTAAAATGAGTTCATTTATTCTACTTACCGTCGCGGATACATCAGAACTGTTTTTCAAATTGCTTCTTACTAAAGTTCGTAAAACTGCCATAACAAGTGCTGCAGAGATACCTTTACCGGATACATCTGCAATAACTGTAAGCAGATGGTCTTCATCTATTTTGACAATGTCGTAATAATCGCCACCAACATTTATCGCAGGGATTGTTTTCGCAGCAAATTGGAAGCCTTCAATTTTTGGTAACTTTTTAGGTAACAAATCCTTCTGTATTTTTGCAGCTAATTTCATCTGCTGCTCGAGTTTCTGTTTCAGTAAGAACTCACCATAAAGCCGAACATTTTCTAATGCAACACCCACAGAACCGCCTATTGCAGATAATAACTCCAAATCTTCTTCTGTGAAACTACCACGCGTGCCTTTTGTATCTACATTGATTACCCCGATAATTCTATCCTGACATCTTAAAGGTACACACATCGCAGACGAAATACCGAAACTGATTATAGATTGTTGTGACATAAATCGTTCGTCAGTTGCAGCATCCGAAGTAAGTATTGACTCTCCATTTTCTATAACTCGGTTGACTATACTTTTAGAGATAGTAGGTGTATCTGGTTTACCATCAGCAATCCGTTTTTTATATACTGGCACTATCCATTCACCTGTGGTTTTATCAATAAGTATCACATATCCGCGGTCTGCGTTTATTACAGAAAATATCTCAGCCATTATTTTATTTGAAAGTTCGGTTATATCAAATATAGAACTGATTGCATTGTTTATCTTGTAAAGCGTCTGTAAGTTCTGAACTGTTTTCTGTAATGTATTTGTATCCTGTGTTTTTAGTGGACTTGTTGGCTGTGAAAACCGGATAATCGTTACATTCGGAGAAAGTAATTGTTCAGGTTCGGCTTTATAACAATATGGTGATTTTGGAATATCAGCACGCTGATTCACACGGAATAGAGCATCACCTATTGTTATAGAATCACCCGGCTGTAATTGGTGTTCTGTGATTTTGGTATTATTCACATATGTACCGTTTGTGGAACCCAAATCTTTAATAAAAAAACCGCCATCCTGCTCGGTAATTACAGCATGATACCTTGAAACCTTGTTATCATTGAGAACAATCATATTGGTTTCTGCTCTACCAATTGTCATTTGTTTCTCAGTTATTTTGTAACTGTGCTGTTTTGTCTGTCCTTGCTCAACGAGTAGTTCCATAGTTACAATTGTTTTACCCCGCTCTTTCTTAAATGCCGTTAGAAAGGGCGGGGTTTACCCACCGAACCAGGTATTAGCAATCGGTGAAACATTACTGATTATTTGTTTCTGTATCCCTGTAGGTGTATCACTTGCGTATGTAACATTATATGTTATTTTCCCGCCAGTATTATATAAGTATGCGCTCTGTACAACCACACTACCGTTGATGCTTGTAGCGTTATATGTATAAATATAGTACGATGAGTAGACAATACCGTTTACGAGACTCCTATTCCGGAAATAGATATTATTTTGTGCAACGATACTTGCAGTAACATTAGCATTATTATAGAGATATATCCTGTATTTGCTGAATACTGTTTTCCCGTTTATTATCCGGGCATTATTCCGGATAGTAATACTTCCATTTGCAATCAGTTCAACATTGTTTTCTACACGGCTATTTTGCTGAACTGTGATTGTACCGGTTGCTACAAT from Elusimicrobiota bacterium harbors:
- a CDS encoding SpoIIE family protein phosphatase encodes the protein MELLVEQGQTKQHSYKITEKQMTIGRAETNMIVLNDNKVSRYHAVITEQDGGFFIKDLGSTNGTYVNNTKITEHQLQPGDSITIGDALFRVNQRADIPKSPYCYKAEPEQLLSPNVTIIRFSQPTSPLKTQDTNTLQKTVQNLQTLYKINNAISSIFDITELSNKIMAEIFSVINADRGYVILIDKTTGEWIVPVYKKRIADGKPDTPTISKSIVNRVIENGESILTSDAATDERFMSQQSIISFGISSAMCVPLRCQDRIIGVINVDTKGTRGSFTEEDLELLSAIGGSVGVALENVRLYGEFLLKQKLEQQMKLAAKIQKDLLPKKLPKIEGFQFAAKTIPAINVGGDYYDIVKIDEDHLLTVIADVSGKGISAALVMAVLRTLVRSNLKNSSDVSATVSRINELILQDLDPFMFITLFYALLDTKNQLLKYVNAGHTPAILVGHQQDVSLLEATEPAIGILPQIYTEKVIKLEQNDLLCLYTDGVSEINRSTADIERLKTLLVSNQSFDTQQIIDIIIADTLKQGPQSDDITLLVMKCQNKN